A region of the Sodalis ligni genome:
GCATTAGTTGCAATGCCATTCGCCAGAGCACCTGACGTCACCGCCAGGGTCAGGCTGTAATCGGCTAATGGCTCCTCTTCGGGGAAGGTTTCCTCATCTGAACAGGGTTTTTCTTGCATAATAGACCTCTGGCTGATATAGAAATATCGGGAGCATGTTTAATAACAGCAACGAAGTTAACCACCATTTGAAAGTATTTCCGCATCAAAATTCTCCGCAGGCTCCGGCTGAATATTGAGAAGTCCTATAGGCGGCGAAGCGAACACAGTATCTATAAACAGTGACGAACCGCTGGCTTGAGGCAGAGAGAGTATCACGGTCACCGGCTCAGCAACCGAGTCAATAATATCAATGGTGGCGGATTGATCGCTGTTGAGTGAAATCAACGAATAGCTGGGACCGCCGATATTCGTGCCGCCGATAATGGATGCAGTACTGCTGTTCTGAATTTGCGCCAAAATCTGGGTGATAGGCGTTCCTCGATTGGAAACGGTGTCCGTTTTCACATAAATGGAGTTGTATGTTCTATTATTCGCCGGTGCGCCGGTAGTATAATTGACATATAATATTTTATCTTCACCGGCCCGGAAGGGACCGAAAAACGTCGTGGAAATAGAAGATGCGCTAGTGGCCAGTTCATAAGCACTTACAAAATAATTTTCCTGATCATATGAAAATAGACGAAAAACCTTGCCCGGTGGAATCGATATTAAGTTCATAAGTCCTTTCTTCTGTTTCATAGAAATAAGCCATTCCGTTGCTTACACTAAGCCTGATTCTAGCGCCCGGATTGCCATAGACCACACCGCGATTAAAAGGATTCACCCTAATAGCGTCGAAATCGAGATTGGCGGCTCCGATGGAAATTATCATTGACAATGAAATGGTTATATTCACATTCAAAGGATCTGAACTGGTAGGATTATCGAAACGATCCGTGATAGTGTAGAATATTGTATTTACGCCTCGCCGTACCAACTGCACCGGCACGAAACCTGTTATGGGGAAATCCGTATCTGGATTTCTGATAATATAACTGCCTATTAATATACCATCCCAAAATACCTGTACGACATCATCCACCGCTGGATTCTGGTTACGAAAGATTTGATATATCACGCCGCCAGCGGATTGGATGTTGGCCGTCGGTATTTGCCCATTCATTATTTGTGGTAAAAAGGGAGGTGCAAGTGCCATTGCCGTTCCTTAATCGATGCTCGCATGGATGCATCAATATTTATTTAGGGTCAATGATTACTTTTAATAGTGATAGTAGAGAAAACCCATTGCTTTGCAATGGCATTTTTTGCCAGCCTTAATGTTAAAAATAGCGGGAGAAGTTCCTTTATTTTTGCAACGAAATAACAGCATAGCAAGCCATGGGCCGCCGACTGCCCCCGAGAGGTAGCTTATTTGTTTTGCGCCCGAAACTGACTGGGAGCCGTGCCGACAATTCGTTTGAACGCGCGGCTGAAGGAGGCTTCGGAATCGTAACCCAGCCGGCGGGCCACCTCCGAGATACGCGCGGCATCACGGCTAATCCATTGCCGCGCCAGATGCATTCGCACCTGTGCCACATAGCGGGCCGGGGTTTCTCCCACAATAGCTGAAAATTTACTGGCGAAGCTGGAGCGCGACGCCCCCATAACCTCCGCCAGTTCACGCAGCGGCCAGTCGCGATGGGGACTGGCATGAATGGCCGCCAGTACCCGGCCGATTTCAGGATTCCGCACCGCGGCTATCCAGCCGGTGGCATCAACGCTGCCATGTTCCACCCAGGCGCGAATTATCTGGGCGGCCAGCACGTCCGCCAGGCGGGCGATAATGCCGCAGGCGCCGACCCGGTTCATCTCAACTTCACATCCCATGGCTTCCAGCAGGTGCAAAATGGTGGGCTCGCATTTCATCAGCTCATCGGCGCGCATCACATCCGGCATCATCCGCAACAGCGGATGCAGGCTGTCGAGATTAAACCGCATGGAACCGGAGAACAGCAGGCAGTTTTCTCCTTTGGCGCCGGAATGGTAATCAAACATATTGCCGCTCAGCGCTTTGCACTGCCAACGGGGGAACTGATGCGGCGTCGCCCCCGGCTCGCTCGCCAGCGCATGGGCGCTGCCGCGGGGCAACAGCACGGCATCGCCGGCCCCCAGTTCAATCCATTGGCCGGCAGGGTTAAGCAGCCAGCACCCCCGCTCCGAACACAAAATGAAATATCGCGTCCTGCCGGGCCGGAAAGGCGAACGCCCAGGGCGCGGCCAGCGTGCAGCGGCCATATTCCACTCCGTCCAGCCTGAGTCCTTTGAGCATATCCGTCAGGGGATCATGAGGGGTCGGCGGGGCCAATTTGGACGAATTGTCATGCATTTTGGTTTTCCTAGCATGGAAGTTCCAACCCATCGACTGTAACATCCATTTAACCGCATTGAAAAGCGAGTGCTGACACTTTTTTTGGAGAAACCATGACAGAAAAAAGCTGTATCGGCGATGACGCCCTTGCCTGCCCCGCGTCCCGTGCCGATGATGAACGGAGCGCCGCCTGGTATGCGGTGCTTTCGCTGTCAGTGGGTGTATTCGCCCTGGTGACGGCGGAATTCCTGCCCGCCAGCCTGCTGACCCCCATCGCCGGAGATCTGGGCATTTCAGACGGCGCCGCCGGGCAGGCCGTAACGGCCACGGCCCTGGTGGCGGCGGTGGCGGGACCGGCAGTGGTGCTGGGCACCGGCCGAATCGACCGGCGTAATGTCGTTTGGGGTTTAACGCTGATGCTGGTGCTGTCAAACCTGCTGGCGGCGTCAGCCTCGACTATTTGGGCGCTGA
Encoded here:
- a CDS encoding helix-turn-helix transcriptional regulator, translated to MNRVGACGIIARLADVLAAQIIRAWVEHGSVDATGWIAAVRNPEIGRVLAAIHASPHRDWPLRELAEVMGASRSSFASKFSAIVGETPARYVAQVRMHLARQWISRDAARISEVARRLGYDSEASFSRAFKRIVGTAPSQFRAQNK